In a genomic window of Infirmifilum sp. NZ:
- a CDS encoding zinc metalloprotease HtpX, with translation MALEDLRLSMILTLAFIFGLTTLAFVFLLDVFGLASPLAALIIAVVFNVGQWLVSPFLVELFYHVRELPYSEAPHVHQALEEVVARSGLREKPKLMIAEVPYPNAFAYGSPLTGNRVAVTRGLLNTLSKEEIAGVLGHEVGHIVHRDVQIMTFVSVLPAFFYILGRMFLYSGGDRDRDRSGVIALGFLSLFIYFILSLANLHLSRIREYYADYHSVKTAPSPSVGAARLMSALAKIVSYTGRMKLQGAELRVAGFKELFIADPDRAVEDMESLEGYQLARRIAERRVTLADKILELFSTHPNIVERLRRLEELGRYEKL, from the coding sequence ATGGCGCTTGAGGACCTCAGGCTCTCGATGATCCTGACTCTAGCATTCATCTTCGGTTTAACGACGCTGGCGTTCGTCTTCCTGCTGGACGTCTTTGGCCTGGCATCGCCGCTCGCGGCGCTCATCATCGCCGTAGTGTTCAACGTGGGGCAGTGGCTTGTCTCACCGTTCCTCGTCGAGCTCTTCTACCACGTGCGGGAGCTACCTTACAGCGAGGCCCCCCACGTGCACCAGGCTTTGGAGGAGGTGGTGGCGAGGAGCGGGCTGCGGGAGAAGCCGAAGCTCATGATTGCCGAGGTCCCTTACCCCAACGCCTTCGCCTACGGATCCCCCTTGACGGGTAACAGGGTTGCTGTAACGCGCGGCCTGCTAAACACGCTTAGCAAGGAGGAGATAGCGGGGGTGCTGGGCCACGAGGTTGGGCACATTGTCCACAGGGACGTGCAGATAATGACCTTCGTATCCGTGCTACCGGCGTTCTTCTACATTCTCGGCAGGATGTTTCTCTACTCTGGAGGCGACAGGGATAGGGACAGGAGCGGGGTTATCGCCTTAGGTTTTCTGAGCCTGTTCATCTACTTTATCCTAAGCTTAGCGAACCTGCACCTCAGCAGGATCAGGGAGTACTACGCTGACTACCATAGCGTCAAAACCGCACCGTCGCCGTCGGTAGGCGCCGCAAGGCTCATGTCCGCGCTCGCGAAGATCGTTAGCTACACTGGTAGGATGAAGCTTCAGGGCGCTGAGCTTCGGGTTGCAGGCTTCAAGGAGCTTTTCATAGCCGACCCGGACAGAGCAGTGGAGGACATGGAGAGCCTGGAGGGCTACCAGCTCGCGAGGAGGATCGCCGAGAGGAGAGTGACGTTAGCAGACAAGATACTTGAGCTCTTCTCAACCCACCCTAACATAGTTGAGAGGCTTAGGAGGCTCGAGGAGCTGGGACGATACGAGAAGCTTTAA
- the nucS gene encoding endonuclease NucS has translation MDDLAERIRESIRRREVIVIVGDCEVEYRGRASSRLGRGERVILIKGDGTVLVHRPSGANPVNYQPEGSIVSVYEQDGRLVLRSLRPRPEEELVIVLHRVLDFRSYRLEDTATFEMWGDEESIKKAILLEPEAILGESLKPVEEEVRLGAAGYADLIFVDESGNYVVVEVKKNTAGVETVYQLKRYVDRLRNATGFRVRGILAAPGFTRSAIIALGKEGLEFRRVNMRKVYELTRGGIASFL, from the coding sequence GTGGATGATCTAGCCGAGAGAATACGCGAATCCATCAGGAGGAGGGAAGTAATCGTCATTGTCGGGGACTGCGAGGTTGAGTACAGGGGCCGCGCCTCCTCGAGGCTCGGCCGCGGGGAGAGGGTGATACTGATTAAAGGAGACGGCACGGTGCTCGTGCACAGGCCTTCTGGCGCGAATCCCGTAAACTACCAGCCTGAGGGTAGCATTGTGAGCGTCTACGAGCAGGATGGTAGGCTTGTGTTAAGGTCCCTTCGGCCTAGGCCTGAGGAGGAGCTCGTTATCGTGCTTCACAGGGTCCTGGACTTTCGCTCCTACAGGCTCGAAGACACAGCTACGTTTGAAATGTGGGGTGACGAGGAGAGCATTAAAAAAGCGATTCTGCTGGAGCCTGAGGCGATCCTCGGGGAGAGCCTGAAGCCCGTCGAGGAGGAGGTGCGTTTGGGAGCAGCCGGCTACGCCGATTTGATTTTCGTCGATGAGAGCGGGAACTACGTGGTGGTTGAGGTGAAGAAGAACACCGCTGGCGTGGAGACGGTCTACCAGCTTAAGAGGTACGTGGACAGGCTGAGAAACGCTACAGGGTTTCGTGTCAGGGGTATCCTAGCGGCCCCGGGCTTCACAAGGTCCGCGATCATAGCCCTGGGGAAGGAGGGGCTGGAGTTTAGACGCGTGAATATGAGGAAGGTTTACGAGCTGACGAGAGGGGGCATCGCTAGCTTCCTCTGA
- a CDS encoding anaerobic ribonucleoside-triphosphate reductase activating protein, whose translation MGAFLWVGGWKENSLVDVLENVSFTVWFSYCNFRCPWCANSRLARGLEKRAVALEEILEAVKQAAPFVDYFHVTGGEPTLQYRALAELLFRVKADTGLRVSFDTNASIPEAVSYIMSRVDVDHIAIDVKAPLSKPELYARVIGLWEGAGKVVVEKVKRGIKSSVGVRDFLELRTLLVPGLITVEDVAQISRELRDMGLEKAPRIVYVVQQFIPYEGVPEEYRRAPKTPREQVVAAAKLASEELRGLADVYYRTIEDGSKRV comes from the coding sequence ATGGGAGCCTTTCTCTGGGTTGGAGGCTGGAAGGAGAACAGTTTAGTTGACGTGCTTGAGAACGTTAGCTTCACCGTTTGGTTCTCGTACTGCAACTTCCGGTGCCCCTGGTGCGCGAACTCCAGGCTCGCCCGCGGCCTCGAGAAGAGGGCTGTGGCGCTGGAAGAAATTTTAGAGGCTGTCAAGCAGGCGGCTCCATTCGTGGATTACTTCCACGTCACTGGCGGGGAGCCCACACTGCAGTACAGGGCCTTGGCGGAGCTCCTATTCCGCGTAAAGGCGGATACGGGCCTGAGGGTCAGCTTCGACACGAATGCGAGCATACCGGAGGCCGTCTCCTACATCATGAGCCGAGTCGATGTGGATCACATAGCCATCGATGTGAAAGCTCCGTTATCCAAGCCCGAGCTGTACGCGCGGGTCATCGGATTATGGGAGGGAGCCGGGAAGGTGGTGGTGGAGAAGGTTAAAAGGGGGATTAAGAGCTCCGTCGGCGTCAGGGACTTCCTTGAGCTTCGGACGCTTCTCGTACCCGGGCTCATCACGGTCGAGGACGTGGCACAGATATCGCGCGAGCTACGCGACATGGGTCTCGAGAAAGCCCCACGCATCGTTTACGTCGTGCAACAGTTCATACCCTATGAGGGCGTTCCGGAGGAGTACCGGCGGGCACCCAAAACTCCGCGCGAGCAGGTTGTCGCTGCCGCGAAGCTCGCGTCTGAGGAGCTGAGGGGACTCGCGGACGTGTACTACAGGACGATAGAGGATGGGAGCAAAAGAGTGTGA
- the feoB gene encoding ferrous iron transport protein B, whose protein sequence is MKEIRVALAGPPNVGKSTLFNMLVGANRFVGNWPGKTVDKYEGYFEHMGYRIRVVDLPGTYSLNAYTEEEAIAREYIVTEKPDIVVVLVNAVSLETTLYLAVQVLELYDKVVVAVNKVDAALKRGIHVSTERLSRRLGVPVVAISALKREGLHELVDTIILVAEGRVPTSRLELNYRGLDYFAHTLAEAIKGCPGVSKYPLSWSSLRLLEGDAELERALASEGCAEALSLVERVREKVEEELGSPPSLIAASVRYSFIEEVVAESVSTTGVVKREITERLDSVLLHPLLGPLASLGLILLVLLATLSVNTGFPLKQLLEFTGNEELAQFFENYTLAGLLSSLFDSLSKALSEYLVQVGVPYPIVSLIADGVIGGVGAVITFLPLIFLVFVAFGFLEDTGLMARIATVYHSVMRKAGLSGKALMPLLLGLGCNVPAIMGTKILETDREKIIASLVAPLIPCQARLVVLLILVSALPVSPTSKLVAIVAVYLYSLLLVAVVARALSRLLVPGEAPELVLELPPYHRPSLKVIWWFAWDNTLHFLKKAGSVILGLSVLVWLLLHIGPSGFTDDASASMARVIGESLTPLTSIIGLPQWQVALALLTGFVAKETIASTLMVITGTLNPAQAIQALSLTPAQVASLMVFSTLYTPCVATLSAFHAQFRRRKLTALLVLYEFLVATISAIIVYLAVNLLVF, encoded by the coding sequence ATGAAGGAAATCAGGGTGGCGCTCGCAGGCCCCCCCAATGTTGGGAAGAGCACCCTCTTCAACATGCTCGTTGGAGCCAACAGGTTTGTTGGAAACTGGCCTGGGAAGACCGTGGATAAGTACGAGGGTTACTTTGAACACATGGGGTACCGAATCAGGGTCGTCGACCTTCCCGGCACTTACAGCCTTAACGCGTACACGGAGGAGGAGGCTATAGCGCGCGAGTACATTGTCACCGAGAAGCCTGACATCGTGGTCGTCCTTGTCAACGCTGTCTCGCTTGAGACCACGCTATACCTGGCCGTGCAGGTTCTGGAGCTCTACGACAAAGTCGTCGTAGCGGTGAACAAGGTCGATGCTGCATTGAAAAGGGGGATCCACGTCAGCACCGAGAGGCTGAGTAGGCGTCTAGGCGTTCCCGTTGTTGCGATCTCAGCTCTCAAGAGGGAGGGGCTCCACGAGCTCGTGGACACAATTATCCTCGTCGCCGAGGGTCGCGTCCCCACAAGCAGGCTGGAGCTGAACTACAGGGGGCTCGACTACTTCGCGCACACCTTAGCCGAGGCTATTAAGGGCTGCCCAGGTGTCAGCAAGTACCCTTTAAGTTGGAGCTCGCTGAGGTTGCTCGAGGGAGATGCGGAGCTGGAGCGCGCTCTAGCGAGCGAGGGGTGCGCTGAAGCTCTAAGCCTTGTCGAGAGAGTTCGCGAGAAAGTCGAGGAGGAGCTGGGCTCTCCCCCCTCTCTCATAGCGGCTAGCGTCAGGTATTCCTTCATTGAGGAGGTGGTCGCAGAGAGCGTCTCTACAACGGGCGTGGTCAAACGGGAAATAACCGAGAGGCTTGACAGCGTCCTTCTCCACCCACTGCTCGGCCCCCTGGCGAGCCTCGGGCTGATCTTGCTCGTCCTCTTGGCGACGCTTTCGGTGAACACGGGGTTTCCCCTCAAGCAACTGCTGGAGTTCACGGGTAATGAGGAGCTAGCCCAGTTTTTCGAGAATTACACGTTAGCTGGTCTGCTGTCATCGCTCTTCGACTCTCTCAGCAAGGCTCTCAGCGAGTACCTGGTTCAGGTGGGCGTCCCGTACCCAATAGTGTCACTGATAGCTGACGGCGTCATCGGGGGGGTTGGGGCAGTCATAACCTTCCTGCCCCTCATCTTCTTAGTCTTTGTAGCCTTCGGGTTTCTAGAGGACACTGGCCTCATGGCACGCATAGCGACGGTCTACCACAGCGTTATGCGTAAGGCCGGGCTTTCGGGAAAGGCTCTGATGCCGCTGCTCCTCGGCTTGGGTTGCAACGTTCCCGCAATAATGGGTACAAAGATCCTTGAGACGGACCGGGAGAAAATCATAGCCTCGCTAGTCGCGCCTCTAATACCTTGTCAGGCAAGGCTCGTGGTCCTGCTGATACTAGTATCCGCTCTACCCGTTTCCCCGACCTCCAAGTTGGTTGCCATCGTGGCCGTCTACCTCTACTCACTGCTGCTCGTAGCAGTGGTCGCGAGGGCGCTGTCCAGGCTTCTCGTACCCGGTGAGGCGCCCGAGCTTGTGCTGGAGCTACCTCCCTACCACAGGCCGAGCTTAAAGGTCATATGGTGGTTCGCTTGGGACAACACTCTGCACTTCCTCAAGAAGGCAGGTAGCGTGATTTTAGGCCTCTCTGTACTCGTCTGGCTGCTTCTGCATATCGGTCCTAGCGGGTTCACAGATGACGCATCAGCGTCAATGGCTAGGGTGATCGGCGAGTCTCTAACGCCTTTAACGTCGATCATCGGTCTACCGCAGTGGCAGGTCGCATTGGCGTTGCTGACCGGCTTCGTTGCTAAGGAAACAATCGCGTCCACGCTGATGGTGATAACGGGAACCCTGAACCCGGCGCAAGCGATTCAGGCCTTATCTCTGACACCCGCTCAGGTCGCCAGCTTGATGGTGTTTTCCACGCTGTACACCCCTTGCGTCGCCACCCTCTCGGCCTTCCACGCGCAGTTCCGCCGGCGTAAGCTGACGGCTCTACTCGTACTCTACGAGTTCCTGGTAGCTACAATTTCAGCCATAATCGTTTATTTAGCCGTTAACCTACTTGTTTTTTGA
- a CDS encoding thiamine pyrophosphate-dependent enzyme: MSLELYDTGKRPVWCPGCGNYGILLALRKALAELKLSPEEVVIVTGIGCHGRISDYMRTNAFHTIHGRVLPLATGIKLANPKLTVIGHAGDGDAYAIGLGHLPHAARRNVDMTYIVHNNMVFGLTTGQVTPTTPRGVKTRSTPFGNPEQPLNPVLLALASGATFVARGFSGDVEHLKEVIKAGILHKGFAFIDVLQPCVTFFNTYQVIRERVFKLEEAGHDPSDLESAMKMAMLSDGRIPIGVFYRTQAPTLEEAFSHAMNPPPAARVPSPVDLSRALRRFR; the protein is encoded by the coding sequence ATGAGCTTAGAGCTCTACGACACCGGTAAAAGACCGGTCTGGTGTCCAGGCTGCGGCAACTACGGCATCCTGCTCGCTCTCAGAAAGGCGTTGGCGGAGCTGAAGCTGAGCCCCGAGGAAGTCGTGATAGTTACGGGCATCGGCTGCCATGGGCGCATCAGCGACTACATGCGCACTAACGCTTTCCACACGATACACGGTAGAGTCCTCCCGCTTGCCACCGGCATAAAGCTGGCAAACCCGAAGCTTACAGTGATAGGACATGCCGGCGACGGCGATGCCTACGCCATCGGCCTAGGTCACCTCCCTCACGCCGCGAGGCGTAACGTCGACATGACCTACATTGTGCACAACAACATGGTCTTCGGCTTGACAACCGGGCAGGTCACCCCCACGACACCCCGTGGCGTCAAGACCAGGTCAACCCCCTTCGGGAACCCCGAGCAGCCGTTAAACCCTGTCCTGCTCGCGCTCGCGAGCGGCGCGACATTCGTTGCCCGTGGCTTTAGCGGAGACGTGGAGCACCTGAAAGAGGTGATAAAGGCGGGCATACTCCACAAGGGCTTCGCGTTCATAGACGTCCTTCAGCCGTGCGTGACGTTTTTCAACACGTACCAGGTGATCCGTGAGCGCGTGTTCAAGCTCGAAGAGGCTGGGCACGACCCTTCAGACCTGGAGAGCGCTATGAAAATGGCGATGCTCAGCGACGGCCGAATACCAATTGGTGTTTTCTACAGGACGCAGGCCCCCACGCTGGAGGAGGCCTTCAGCCACGCCATGAACCCGCCGCCCGCCGCTAGGGTGCCGAGCCCCGTCGACCTTTCGAGAGCTCTCAGGCGTTTCAGGTAG
- the twy1 gene encoding 4-demethylwyosine synthase TYW1: MSQERLDVQRYLRAGYRLVGEHSAVAICRWTRSALRGERLCYKNWYGIQSHRCVQMTPVLNFCDFSCKFCWRMHQPGRFKIPPNWKWDTPDEIIDGSIIAQRLLLIGFKGNPRVTRERFLEAMFPRHFTMSLDGEPTLYPMLPELIKRVKERNMTAFLVTNGSIPVRLEQLIKRDAQPTNLYVSVYGPNEEVFNYTAEPKIPRAWEMVKRSLEILDRFTESRTVIRFTMVKGVNMTDPDGYASLVKLGNPMFVELKGYTWVGESQKRLPITAMPTQDEMLKFAEEISRRTGYQIKLTDEKSRVVLLVRDEDAWERNLKMREEWFKRVEKLDEKWKSKVEDFTMEEHGYKILNY, translated from the coding sequence ATGAGCCAGGAGAGGCTTGACGTGCAACGTTACCTGAGGGCTGGCTACAGGCTCGTTGGGGAGCACAGTGCCGTGGCCATCTGCAGGTGGACGAGGTCGGCGCTGAGGGGGGAGCGCCTGTGCTACAAGAATTGGTACGGTATTCAGAGCCACAGGTGCGTTCAGATGACGCCTGTTCTCAACTTCTGTGATTTCTCCTGCAAGTTCTGCTGGAGGATGCACCAGCCGGGGAGGTTCAAGATCCCGCCCAACTGGAAGTGGGACACGCCGGACGAGATAATCGATGGATCCATAATCGCCCAGCGGCTTCTGCTGATCGGCTTTAAGGGTAACCCGCGGGTGACGCGGGAGCGCTTCCTGGAGGCGATGTTCCCGAGGCACTTCACCATGAGCCTTGACGGCGAGCCCACACTGTACCCCATGCTTCCCGAACTTATAAAGCGCGTCAAGGAGAGGAACATGACCGCGTTCCTGGTAACCAACGGCTCCATCCCCGTTAGGCTCGAACAGCTCATCAAGAGGGACGCCCAGCCCACGAACCTCTACGTCAGCGTGTACGGGCCCAACGAGGAGGTATTCAACTACACAGCGGAGCCGAAGATTCCGCGCGCCTGGGAGATGGTGAAGCGGAGCCTCGAGATTCTGGACAGGTTCACCGAAAGCAGGACGGTCATCAGGTTCACGATGGTTAAGGGTGTGAACATGACAGATCCCGACGGCTACGCTTCGCTCGTAAAGCTGGGGAACCCCATGTTCGTGGAGCTGAAGGGCTACACCTGGGTCGGCGAGAGCCAGAAAAGGCTGCCCATCACCGCTATGCCCACGCAGGACGAGATGCTCAAGTTCGCTGAGGAGATCTCGAGGAGAACAGGCTACCAGATCAAGCTGACGGACGAGAAGAGCCGCGTGGTCCTGCTCGTGCGCGACGAGGACGCTTGGGAGAGGAACCTAAAGATGCGGGAGGAGTGGTTCAAGAGAGTCGAGAAGCTGGACGAAAAGTGGAAGAGCAAGGTCGAGGACTTCACGATGGAGGAGCACGGCTACAAGATACTGAACTACTAG
- a CDS encoding PD-(D/E)XK nuclease family protein, which produces MSLTPQDVERIVYRSLRTAYEKDRDVWTAPPDVVYVTEVTGCLRRSWYIRAMGGPLPDEKIVILLLGDDVHLLINSEFPLGEGEKSFEKEFQGVRLRGRVDRIAGETIFEFKTASAIPREPREHHVDQMQLYFWLTDRSRGFIVYVSKTTGQVKAFPVARDEERIKSLLDRAIRLSLSLKQGNPPDPEKGWLCDYCEFREACPLFRGS; this is translated from the coding sequence ATGTCCCTCACACCTCAGGACGTTGAAAGGATCGTCTATAGGTCTCTCCGCACAGCCTACGAGAAGGACAGAGACGTGTGGACGGCTCCTCCAGACGTCGTGTACGTCACCGAGGTTACAGGCTGCCTAAGGAGGTCATGGTACATACGGGCCATGGGGGGACCGCTACCCGACGAGAAGATAGTCATCCTCCTACTGGGCGACGACGTCCACCTACTCATAAACAGCGAGTTCCCCCTGGGGGAGGGGGAGAAGAGCTTCGAGAAGGAATTCCAAGGCGTGAGGCTCAGAGGCCGCGTTGACAGGATAGCGGGTGAGACGATATTCGAGTTCAAAACCGCGAGTGCTATACCGAGGGAGCCCCGGGAACACCACGTGGACCAGATGCAGCTCTACTTCTGGCTGACAGACCGCTCGAGGGGCTTCATAGTCTACGTCTCGAAAACGACAGGTCAGGTAAAGGCATTCCCCGTCGCGAGGGACGAGGAGAGGATAAAATCTCTGCTGGACCGCGCGATCAGGCTCAGCCTGTCTCTCAAGCAGGGAAACCCGCCCGACCCCGAGAAAGGCTGGCTCTGCGACTACTGCGAGTTCCGAGAGGCGTGCCCGCTCTTCAGAGGAAGCTAG
- a CDS encoding FeoA family protein has product MTVSSAIPLTFARPGALVRVVEVRGGRGAFRRLFELGIIPGQTLKVVFNDAGPVVVERGGTRFAIGRGLAAKILVEVVG; this is encoded by the coding sequence ATGACGGTGTCAAGCGCGATCCCTTTGACCTTCGCTAGGCCAGGTGCGCTCGTGAGGGTTGTGGAGGTCCGCGGGGGGAGGGGGGCTTTCAGGCGTCTCTTCGAGCTAGGCATCATCCCCGGTCAGACTCTGAAGGTTGTGTTCAATGACGCTGGTCCCGTCGTCGTCGAAAGAGGCGGTACACGGTTCGCCATCGGAAGAGGATTAGCTGCTAAGATACTCGTCGAGGTGGTGGGATGA
- a CDS encoding MFS transporter, which produces MRRETLALLLILATEVLIGSATGVQRTILTVATHEALGSLPTLLPILSFGIFKATFDLAAGFISHKKGRKAALVSGTLAYFLGALVILLLEPPANFILGNVLVGVGEGIVFATSAIAIGDILGIERSSLTFGYIESACYVGYALGAYVGGWVWNALGPRETLTYIAISSGLAALVALSSIETKAYSEADRRRFSLTPKPQGALRIVVTNPSTLSALIAAHMAKVADSVVWGVMPLYVLSKGLDVYYAGYAQSLLLLVWSATMPFWSSYSDRAGRRLVSTLGLMVTAFMLIALPSTRSFPEILLVALALGISYAMYYPVLPAPISDMSPPAVRDIAVGFYRFARDSGYATGAIIGSLLLQGAQGNYSSVFTNIGALLAITAAFYSVFFRETRPTWPFFDLVIRHLETIGEILSVQKEVVSDIFAGRIEEAQAKMGEVKSLERKADRIKRELMWRIWSGFIPVSSRMDFERLVEEIDKVAGAVIECNERLLWVKYSPEIKKLEPKILEMIEETEKLSKKLIDNMQMLRLSPAYAVNITAEIDAGERRVDVLRFEVLQEVRRLVEEGKIDLMSALNVMEAVNLIEISSDDFQDAADIIRIIAYKHAAIPPEKIESM; this is translated from the coding sequence TTGCGCAGGGAAACTTTAGCCCTCCTGCTCATACTAGCGACGGAAGTGCTTATTGGCAGCGCTACAGGCGTCCAAAGGACGATACTCACGGTTGCCACCCACGAAGCCCTGGGAAGCCTTCCAACGCTTCTCCCAATACTCTCCTTCGGCATATTCAAGGCCACCTTCGACCTGGCGGCGGGCTTCATCTCGCACAAGAAAGGGAGAAAGGCTGCTCTCGTCTCCGGGACTCTCGCGTACTTCCTGGGTGCTCTCGTAATCCTGCTACTCGAGCCCCCTGCGAACTTCATCCTCGGTAACGTTCTGGTCGGCGTGGGGGAGGGAATCGTATTCGCCACCTCGGCTATAGCAATTGGAGATATCCTGGGCATAGAGAGGTCCTCGCTGACATTCGGTTACATCGAGAGCGCGTGCTACGTAGGTTACGCGCTGGGCGCCTACGTGGGAGGGTGGGTGTGGAACGCTCTCGGGCCGCGTGAGACGCTGACCTACATAGCGATTTCATCGGGTTTAGCCGCACTCGTGGCTCTCTCGAGCATCGAGACGAAGGCTTACTCTGAGGCCGATCGGAGAAGGTTCTCTTTGACGCCCAAGCCTCAGGGGGCCCTCAGGATCGTTGTCACAAACCCGAGCACTCTCTCAGCCCTCATCGCGGCGCACATGGCCAAGGTTGCGGACAGCGTAGTGTGGGGCGTTATGCCCCTTTACGTTCTGAGCAAGGGGCTTGACGTTTACTACGCCGGCTACGCGCAGTCGCTACTCTTGCTCGTCTGGTCGGCGACAATGCCCTTCTGGTCCTCCTACTCGGACAGGGCTGGGAGAAGGCTCGTGTCCACGCTAGGGCTCATGGTAACCGCCTTCATGCTTATCGCTCTCCCCAGCACCAGGTCGTTCCCGGAGATCCTCCTCGTCGCACTGGCCCTGGGGATTAGCTACGCGATGTACTACCCCGTGCTCCCCGCGCCTATATCCGACATGAGCCCCCCTGCTGTGAGAGATATTGCTGTCGGCTTCTACCGCTTCGCCAGGGACTCGGGGTACGCCACGGGCGCCATAATAGGGAGCCTACTCCTACAGGGGGCTCAAGGTAACTACTCCTCTGTGTTCACGAACATCGGCGCTTTACTCGCGATAACGGCGGCCTTCTACTCCGTGTTCTTCAGGGAGACGAGGCCGACGTGGCCTTTCTTCGACCTTGTGATCAGGCACCTCGAAACGATCGGCGAGATCCTCTCGGTTCAGAAAGAGGTGGTCAGCGACATCTTCGCTGGGAGAATTGAGGAAGCTCAGGCCAAAATGGGGGAGGTAAAGAGCCTCGAGAGGAAGGCTGACAGGATAAAGAGAGAGCTGATGTGGCGGATATGGTCTGGCTTCATACCCGTTTCAAGCAGGATGGACTTCGAGCGCCTTGTAGAGGAGATCGACAAAGTTGCCGGGGCCGTGATAGAGTGCAACGAGAGGCTGCTGTGGGTGAAGTACAGCCCAGAGATCAAGAAGCTCGAGCCGAAAATCCTGGAAATGATCGAGGAGACGGAGAAGCTCTCGAAGAAGCTCATAGACAACATGCAGATGCTCCGTCTCTCACCCGCCTACGCCGTTAACATCACGGCTGAGATTGACGCTGGCGAGAGGAGGGTCGACGTTCTCAGGTTCGAGGTTCTACAGGAGGTTAGAAGGCTTGTCGAAGAGGGGAAAATCGACCTGATGTCGGCGCTCAACGTCATGGAGGCTGTGAACCTAATAGAGATATCTTCGGACGACTTCCAGGACGCCGCCGACATAATCAGGATAATCGCATACAAGCACGCGGCGATACCGCCCGAGAAGATAGAGTCGATGTGA